The genomic region CGGCGAGGCGGCGTTCCTCTTCGGCGCGAAGGATGGCTCCGGTGGGGTTGCACGGCGACGACAGAATGACGGCCCGCGTCTTCGGGGTGAAGGCGGACGCGATCCGGTCTGCATCGAACGCGAAGTCGGGAGCCGAACGCGGCACCGGAATGACGGTGGCCCCGACCAGCGGCGGCGCGCTGCGATAGGGTCCGTATCCCGGCGTCGGGACCACGACTTCGTCGCCGGGCCGGAGGAGGGTGCCGAGCACGGCCAGCACGGCCAGCTTCGAACCTTGCGTCACGAACACCTGCCCGGGCGACCACTCTTCCCCGCGCCGCGCGCGCAGACGGACGATGGCGTCGCGGAGCGCGGCCGACCCCTGGCTGCTCGAGTAATCCCAGTTCCGGACCCGCGCGGCCCGGGCGAGGGCGTCGCGCAGTTCGCCCGGCGGATCGAAGCAGGGAGCGCCGACCAGGAGGTTGTGCGGGGCGTTCGGCGGGAGCGCGTTCCACACCAGATCGATGCCGCGGCGCGGCGGTCCCTCGATCATGGCGCGGCCTCGGCGGGCGGGGAGCCTTCCGATTCGAAGAAGCACCGCCCGGCGTCCATGATCGCCTCGAAGCGTGCGGCGTCGCCTTCGTCCACGGAGCGGCGAATCTCCTCGAACGCGTCGATCAGCGTCCGCAGAACCTCTTTCGTGTGCGGGTTGCGCTCCTGGATCTCGTAGTAGAGGCGCGGGTTCTCGGAGGCGACCTCGCGCGTGGTTCCCGCCTGTCTACGGAATGTCACGCCGCTCACGGCGGCGAGTTCCGCGAACGACAACCCGAAGAGGTCGAGCGCGCGGGCGAAACCGACATTGAGGAGGTGCGCCATGCCGAGAACCGCGGCCATGTGGCGGTCGTGTTCCGCGAGGTCGACGGGGACCACCTGCGCACTTGTCGCGGTGAAGAGTTCCTCCACGATCGCTTCGTCCCGTGCGTGGCCGGCGCGGCAGATGAGCACCTGCTTGCCGCTGAGGACACGCGCTCCCGGACCGAACATGGGATGGAATGAAACCACGCGGACGCCGCGTTCCCGGAGCGCGGAGAGATCGTCGACAAGGTGTGACTTCACGCTGCACATCTCCGCGACCACTCCGGGGGGATTGTGGGAGGCGATCTCGTGGAGCGCGGCGGC from Gemmatimonadota bacterium harbors:
- a CDS encoding bifunctional chorismate mutase/prephenate dehydrogenase; its protein translation is MTRPDFEDALSKHRREIQSLDGEILRLIAKRGEIAHEIGMLKRDARIPLRNYEVESRVVTRLRDRARELGLDGSVGEELAVFLIRRAVETQSPLVDSLHDGDRRRVLVVGGCGGMGRWVSRFLHVQGHTVRVHDPADAEGGFPRVSTLAEGAAWAELTLLAVPIGATAAALHEIASHNPPGVVAEMCSVKSHLVDDLSALRERGVRVVSFHPMFGPGARVLSGKQVLICRAGHARDEAIVEELFTATSAQVVPVDLAEHDRHMAAVLGMAHLLNVGFARALDLFGLSFAELAAVSGVTFRRQAGTTREVASENPRLYYEIQERNPHTKEVLRTLIDAFEEIRRSVDEGDAARFEAIMDAGRCFFESEGSPPAEAAP